One segment of Legionella sp. PC997 DNA contains the following:
- the traC gene encoding type IV secretion system protein TraC, which yields MGLNLTIIRDKARDLLHRASHMLGETSGIKPASVSADSKARESIAMDLPSIKALLPYETVNEKGFFVNRNSMGFGLELHPMSGADESLMNSLSLLFKNKLTVGTDCTVLLYKHPWIGASLSQNYEPILKKGGIYAELARQTLKYHLNAIKKGYKNGRNVPAGLADYCCYLFVSRPMQTDTERELQLLQADFESELKVAGFGFKRCEEETFKVLMRALISPDFNELFWPEAFNESDGFMAEAIPCPSTVFEIGDEAIDLSIADLKGESQRTRIVSCEVSRYPVKPFALWQTPDLFANLLDTEQGIQCPFLISFTIRGLNQEKMKAKARARAKSLKSNNNAVQSFINPSIQQETAEWQFVHDHASQGELHLMTTFYNVIFYTTKDKEREQIAKAIASFRRLGFTLIQSRCKQWLRFLGSLPFMLTEGLFSSLELLGMTNKLTHSNVANLLPVVADFKGARQGLIVPTYRHQLFYLNTFDDRVLPITNFNRLTVASTGAGKSFFEQAQILDGLSRGQQIFVIDLGGSYKNLCEVVGGSYIDASKLSLNPFTLFDFDGVTEVKGEQVNDYIQIRDLLAIMASPTEALGEVQKAWLLDAVTHCWRTHGRKTKMDDVLACLQEMLEKPKALSDQRLKDLIILLSKYGSLGIYGHLFNSDTPLLNGTNLVVLEMGELESNPELLTIVMFVMIVIIQGQFYHSDRKREKRCIIDEAWRFLARGSNPVCASFIEQGFRTARKHMGGFAVITQNLSDTMNTIQGRAIAASSDTKIIMRQGSFKQYLEEHPKHFSPLEARVIESFGEAKTQGFSNLMIQFGNVTTFHRYFCDPFSRVLFSTSGEEVSLIESLTRQGISLSDAIQHVASKYYGEELCD from the coding sequence ATGGGCCTAAATTTGACGATCATTCGTGATAAAGCGCGCGATTTATTGCATCGTGCAAGCCATATGCTTGGAGAAACCTCTGGAATCAAACCTGCTTCTGTAAGTGCGGATTCTAAAGCCCGTGAGTCGATTGCTATGGACTTACCTTCAATTAAAGCTCTTTTACCTTATGAAACGGTAAACGAAAAAGGCTTTTTTGTTAACCGCAATTCAATGGGTTTTGGTTTAGAGCTTCACCCTATGTCAGGTGCTGATGAGTCCTTAATGAACAGCCTATCACTTTTGTTTAAAAATAAATTAACCGTTGGGACTGATTGTACGGTGTTGCTTTATAAACATCCTTGGATTGGTGCTTCGCTGTCACAAAATTATGAGCCGATTTTAAAGAAAGGCGGGATTTATGCAGAACTTGCACGACAGACGCTGAAATATCATCTGAACGCCATAAAGAAAGGGTATAAAAATGGGCGTAATGTTCCTGCAGGTCTTGCTGATTATTGTTGCTATCTTTTTGTTTCAAGACCCATGCAAACCGATACAGAAAGAGAGCTTCAATTGTTGCAGGCTGACTTTGAATCCGAACTTAAAGTTGCAGGTTTTGGGTTTAAAAGGTGTGAGGAAGAGACTTTTAAGGTGTTGATGCGGGCATTAATTTCGCCAGATTTCAATGAATTGTTCTGGCCAGAAGCTTTCAATGAATCAGATGGATTTATGGCCGAAGCCATTCCTTGCCCCTCGACGGTGTTTGAAATTGGGGATGAGGCGATTGATTTATCCATTGCTGATTTAAAAGGGGAAAGCCAGAGAACACGTATTGTGAGTTGTGAAGTAAGTCGTTATCCAGTCAAACCATTTGCTCTATGGCAAACACCGGATTTGTTTGCCAACCTGCTGGACACCGAGCAAGGGATTCAATGCCCCTTTTTGATTTCATTTACTATTCGCGGCTTAAATCAAGAGAAGATGAAAGCAAAAGCGCGTGCCCGGGCCAAATCTTTAAAGTCCAATAATAATGCGGTTCAATCTTTTATAAATCCATCAATTCAGCAGGAAACAGCCGAATGGCAGTTTGTTCATGACCATGCGTCTCAAGGCGAACTGCATCTAATGACTACTTTTTACAATGTAATTTTTTATACAACCAAGGACAAAGAACGTGAACAAATTGCGAAAGCGATTGCAAGTTTCAGGCGTTTAGGATTTACGCTCATTCAAAGTCGTTGCAAACAATGGTTACGATTCTTAGGTAGTCTTCCATTTATGTTAACTGAAGGTCTTTTTTCAAGTCTTGAATTGTTGGGCATGACCAACAAATTAACTCATTCAAATGTCGCTAATCTTTTGCCGGTCGTTGCAGATTTTAAAGGAGCAAGGCAGGGACTCATTGTGCCTACTTATCGTCATCAGTTGTTCTATTTGAATACCTTTGATGACAGGGTATTGCCGATTACTAATTTTAATCGACTCACCGTAGCTTCCACAGGAGCAGGTAAATCCTTCTTTGAGCAGGCCCAAATTTTAGATGGTTTATCCCGAGGCCAGCAGATTTTTGTTATTGACTTAGGCGGATCCTACAAAAACTTATGTGAGGTAGTGGGCGGCAGCTACATCGATGCATCAAAACTTTCGCTTAACCCTTTCACGCTTTTTGATTTCGATGGAGTTACGGAAGTCAAAGGGGAGCAAGTCAATGATTACATTCAAATCAGGGATTTGTTGGCGATAATGGCAAGTCCGACAGAGGCATTGGGGGAAGTACAAAAAGCATGGCTTTTAGATGCCGTAACACACTGCTGGAGGACGCACGGCAGAAAGACCAAAATGGATGATGTATTAGCTTGCCTGCAAGAAATGTTGGAAAAACCTAAAGCCTTAAGTGATCAAAGGCTTAAAGATTTGATTATCTTACTCAGTAAATATGGAAGCCTTGGAATTTATGGACACCTCTTTAACAGCGATACTCCCCTGCTTAATGGGACCAATTTGGTAGTTCTTGAAATGGGTGAGCTTGAGTCTAATCCTGAGCTCCTGACCATTGTTATGTTTGTTATGATTGTGATTATTCAGGGACAATTTTATCACTCCGACAGAAAGCGTGAAAAACGCTGCATCATTGATGAAGCCTGGAGATTTTTGGCGCGTGGTTCAAATCCGGTATGCGCGAGCTTCATCGAGCAAGGATTTCGTACAGCAAGAAAGCATATGGGTGGCTTTGCAGTTATTACCCAGAATCTTTCAGATACCATGAATACTATTCAGGGACGTGCGATTGCTGCAAGTAGTGACACCAAAATTATTATGCGACAGGGCTCATTTAAACAATATCTTGAGGAACATCCTAAACATTTTAGCCCGCTTGAAGCTCGTGTGATTGAATCTTTTGGGGAGGCGAAAACCCAAGGATTTTCCAATCTCATGATTCAGTTTGGAAATGTTACTACCTTTCATCGCTATTTTTGCGATCCGTTTTCTCGTGTGCTGTTTTCTACTTCGGGAGAAGAGGTAAGTCTTATAGAGTCGTTGACTAGGCAAGGAATTAGCTTAAGTGATGCGATACAGCACGTTGCAAGCAAATACTATGGAGAGGAATTATGCGATTAA
- a CDS encoding conjugal transfer protein, protein MRLSLFCGISILTAFLTSCGTMNSDFSCNTTAGDSCLTIEQVDAMTRFADDIKPRPGMTNAKNNLQTLKGKIIKQNQGQSLWIARKVEGQSWA, encoded by the coding sequence ATGAGGCTAAGTTTATTTTGTGGCATTTCTATCCTGACTGCATTTCTTACAAGTTGTGGCACGATGAATTCAGATTTCAGTTGTAATACCACAGCAGGGGATAGCTGTTTGACGATCGAACAGGTCGATGCGATGACTCGATTCGCTGATGATATAAAACCAAGACCTGGTATGACCAACGCTAAAAACAATCTTCAAACCTTGAAAGGAAAAATCATCAAGCAAAACCAGGGTCAGTCTCTATGGATAGCACGAAAAGTGGAGGGGCAATCATGGGCCTAA
- a CDS encoding TrbI/VirB10 family protein, producing the protein MANWQWNKIVKWRQVRTLIVAGFGLLFLIAMMIVLLANGRPKKIQEIKKSIDLTGIVEESFTDAVADNAFTVQQTELESLKKQIGELTLSIKSMNDAHQKELQAQREELTSQVRELVLANQEKPTSEQESNSQELNSVQNPQLWHNPNTYAMNSAMKDGAILSDAAPKIHTISFRPKRRMKRTHTNFYLNPSHYVPSNTSVRAVILGGADADASVNGQSKNNGVMLFKFLEDGTLPNGQRSRLRGCRVSANSYGDISSERAFATLYRLSCAHPGQPIIDKEVTGWVFFNGKVGIKGKPLMRDNKVMTWAGVSGALSGIASAAQYAQSVQAIGPYGATSVVPSSQIAPFAAYGGASKAADTLSAYYVKRAEQYHPVIQVGSGNVVTVVFKDGFYLEPDEDKSQHAMNQIKAQQESPELITTQDENQNPEMNFTVPPEVLGRINRLNTLSQNKTGGLR; encoded by the coding sequence ATGGCTAACTGGCAATGGAATAAAATAGTTAAATGGCGTCAAGTGCGTACCTTGATTGTCGCAGGGTTCGGTCTTTTATTTCTCATTGCAATGATGATAGTGCTATTAGCTAATGGTCGTCCGAAAAAGATTCAGGAGATAAAAAAATCAATTGATTTAACAGGAATTGTTGAGGAATCGTTTACTGATGCGGTGGCAGATAACGCTTTTACAGTGCAACAAACAGAGCTTGAGTCCCTAAAAAAGCAAATTGGTGAATTAACCCTTAGTATTAAATCAATGAATGATGCGCATCAAAAAGAATTGCAGGCACAAAGAGAAGAACTCACATCTCAAGTACGCGAATTGGTTTTGGCCAATCAGGAAAAACCAACCTCAGAACAGGAAAGTAATTCTCAAGAATTAAACAGCGTACAAAATCCCCAGTTATGGCATAACCCCAACACCTATGCCATGAACAGCGCAATGAAAGATGGCGCCATCTTATCAGATGCAGCTCCAAAGATTCATACTATATCGTTTCGACCGAAACGACGCATGAAAAGAACACATACTAATTTTTATCTTAATCCCTCTCATTATGTCCCATCCAATACATCAGTACGCGCAGTGATTTTAGGCGGTGCGGATGCCGATGCATCAGTTAATGGCCAATCCAAAAATAATGGCGTGATGCTCTTTAAGTTTTTGGAGGATGGCACATTACCAAATGGTCAGCGTTCACGCTTAAGAGGATGTCGCGTCAGTGCAAATTCTTATGGAGATATTTCAAGTGAGCGTGCTTTTGCAACATTGTATCGTCTGTCGTGTGCTCATCCAGGCCAGCCTATTATCGATAAGGAGGTCACAGGTTGGGTGTTTTTCAATGGCAAGGTGGGCATTAAAGGTAAGCCCCTGATGCGGGATAACAAGGTTATGACTTGGGCTGGCGTTAGTGGTGCTTTATCTGGGATTGCGTCTGCTGCCCAATATGCCCAAAGCGTACAAGCAATTGGGCCATATGGTGCAACATCGGTTGTTCCTAGTAGTCAAATCGCACCTTTTGCTGCCTATGGAGGAGCCTCAAAAGCTGCTGATACTTTATCTGCCTACTACGTGAAACGAGCAGAACAATACCATCCTGTCATTCAAGTAGGTTCTGGTAATGTGGTTACAGTGGTTTTTAAAGACGGATTTTACTTAGAACCCGATGAAGATAAGAGTCAGCATGCTATGAATCAGATCAAAGCCCAACAAGAATCACCAGAGCTCATTACAACTCAAGATGAAAACCAAAATCCTGAAATGAACTTTACGGTACCTCCCGAAGTTTTGGGTCGTATTAATCGTCTAAATACCTTAAGCCAAAATAAAACAGGGGGTTTGCGATGA
- the traK gene encoding type-F conjugative transfer system secretin TraK, with protein MHKSLSIALALLSTMVMGANSIPVKDNSDIVLTLSQSNYNRLVVKNDKIMEAVFPPNAMAIKRDELDGSVYVMLSATNPFTLFLTTEAGRHFSVTLNGEETLGKTIELVPSLPVVTVSNTKSKSINSKKITQEAVPEAILAMLHHMEEQKPFADVRVKRQYGRAERWSKGLTLLPRESWDSKLLKGETIELYNGSKEPLELSQEWFAKEGTLAIKFSKPSLKPGEKAMLYRVEASRHG; from the coding sequence ATGCATAAATCCTTAAGTATTGCGCTGGCGTTATTATCAACAATGGTAATGGGTGCCAATAGTATTCCTGTAAAAGACAACAGCGATATTGTGCTTACTCTTAGCCAGAGTAATTACAACCGTTTGGTGGTCAAAAACGACAAAATTATGGAAGCAGTATTTCCACCCAATGCTATGGCCATTAAGCGTGATGAGCTGGATGGCTCGGTTTATGTGATGCTCTCGGCTACTAATCCCTTTACCTTGTTTTTAACTACAGAAGCAGGCCGGCATTTTTCAGTAACATTAAATGGTGAAGAGACATTAGGTAAGACCATTGAACTGGTTCCATCATTACCTGTTGTCACGGTTTCCAATACTAAATCTAAATCAATAAACAGCAAAAAAATCACACAAGAGGCAGTTCCCGAAGCAATTCTTGCCATGCTTCACCATATGGAGGAACAAAAACCTTTTGCTGATGTGCGCGTAAAACGCCAATACGGCCGTGCTGAGCGCTGGTCAAAAGGACTAACCCTTTTGCCTCGAGAATCCTGGGATAGCAAGCTCTTAAAAGGGGAGACTATCGAATTGTACAATGGTAGCAAAGAACCTTTGGAATTATCTCAAGAGTGGTTTGCTAAAGAAGGGACTCTCGCGATTAAATTTTCAAAGCCCTCTCTTAAACCTGGTGAAAAAGCCATGTTGTACCGTGTGGAGGCAAGTCGTCATGGCTAA
- the traE gene encoding type IV conjugative transfer system protein TraE produces the protein MDFKSYQSRLSQLSARLNLMVVLVFGLLVSNVLQSCFLFHAWNHHTIEVTPFSGAPSYLKSASSVDGHYLSLMAENFINERLNVTPETVDANHQRLLSYVNHQLYTQMLRHLTNEAKVIKAKRMSSIFYIDKNKANPHELTVVVSGILRRFVGLQALNDERKTYLLQFKYIDSRLSIVQFSVLEDKQDA, from the coding sequence ATGGATTTTAAAAGTTATCAAAGTCGCTTAAGTCAACTGTCAGCTCGGCTTAATTTAATGGTGGTTTTAGTGTTTGGTCTTCTGGTATCTAACGTTTTGCAGTCCTGTTTTTTGTTTCACGCTTGGAACCATCACACAATTGAGGTGACCCCTTTTAGTGGTGCGCCATCCTATTTGAAATCAGCATCTAGTGTAGATGGACATTACCTAAGCCTCATGGCAGAAAACTTTATAAATGAACGATTAAATGTCACACCCGAAACCGTAGATGCCAATCATCAGCGTCTGCTTTCCTATGTGAATCATCAGCTTTACACCCAGATGCTTAGACACCTAACCAATGAGGCCAAGGTAATCAAAGCAAAGAGAATGTCATCCATTTTTTATATCGACAAAAATAAAGCCAACCCGCATGAACTAACGGTGGTTGTATCAGGTATTTTAAGGCGGTTTGTAGGGCTTCAAGCATTAAATGATGAGCGTAAAACCTATCTCTTGCAGTTCAAATACATCGACAGCCGTCTTTCAATAGTTCAGTTTTCGGTTTTAGAGGACAAACAAGATGCATAA
- the traL gene encoding type IV conjugative transfer system protein TraL: MNYQFLNHIDAPKRFLTLTMDELVVAGLGFMLLILSNQKILVSMFGLGLLSGLRYLKKGDGPKALLVLAYWHLPSFITQFFLPKLPLSHHRVYVA, translated from the coding sequence ATGAACTATCAATTCTTAAACCATATTGATGCGCCTAAAAGATTTTTAACATTAACCATGGATGAGTTGGTAGTGGCTGGACTTGGTTTTATGTTGCTCATTCTCTCCAACCAAAAAATTTTGGTATCAATGTTTGGGCTTGGCTTGTTAAGTGGGTTGCGATATTTGAAGAAAGGGGATGGGCCGAAAGCGCTTTTAGTCCTAGCTTATTGGCATTTACCCAGTTTTATCACCCAATTCTTTTTGCCCAAATTACCTTTATCACACCACCGTGTGTATGTGGCTTAA
- a CDS encoding complement resistance protein TraT encodes MKKNNKKLFKVFALSFVAITGCAATQTALEHGSLQVSTKQSETVFLDPVPQDKKTIYMAVKNTSDENVNITPQLKTALSMQGYKVVNNPNSAHYLLQANVLKVGKMSVAASQSALGGGYGSAIAGAVAGTAAGSLTNSGAGMITGGLAGGTIGLVSDSLVRAVNYTMITDVQISERVGKGIKVSERFQSHLKNGSSTTTSQVSSRDSQYQRYRTRVVSNADKVNLKFQDARSLLEQGLVKVISGIF; translated from the coding sequence ATGAAAAAAAACAACAAAAAATTATTCAAAGTGTTCGCATTAAGTTTCGTAGCGATAACGGGTTGTGCTGCAACACAAACAGCATTAGAGCATGGTTCTTTACAAGTCAGCACCAAACAAAGCGAAACTGTCTTTTTAGACCCGGTTCCTCAAGACAAAAAAACGATTTATATGGCAGTAAAAAACACTTCTGATGAAAATGTAAATATTACACCCCAATTAAAAACAGCTTTGAGCATGCAGGGCTACAAAGTAGTCAATAATCCAAATTCAGCGCATTATCTGTTACAAGCTAATGTTCTTAAGGTGGGTAAAATGAGTGTTGCGGCAAGTCAATCGGCATTAGGTGGTGGTTATGGCTCAGCAATAGCTGGCGCTGTAGCGGGGACTGCTGCGGGAAGTTTAACAAACTCAGGAGCCGGGATGATTACTGGAGGGCTTGCTGGTGGTACGATAGGATTAGTCAGTGACAGCCTGGTTCGTGCTGTCAATTACACCATGATTACTGATGTGCAAATCAGTGAGAGAGTAGGGAAGGGCATTAAAGTCAGTGAGCGATTCCAATCTCATTTAAAAAATGGAAGCAGTACCACGACATCTCAAGTCTCATCTCGTGATAGCCAATACCAACGTTATAGAACACGGGTGGTGTCTAATGCGGATAAGGTCAATTTAAAGTTTCAAGATGCTCGTTCTTTACTTGAACAAGGATTAGTTAAAGTGATTTCAGGGATATTCTAA
- a CDS encoding replication protein, whose amino-acid sequence MAVLRIHKKQQNFLILDKTCLNEDSLSWGAKGLHAYLMSLPDDWKVQVSDLRKRATNGRDAVRALLCELEQAGYLKKSSCRDDASGRFDGIEYLVLEIPEPENPSSVKNEQSTPRPENPSPVAPATGNPTPAKPTLININRINNKEINNKTAACFTSAFGKQTRTQDIEDAAAVIFSNTSIHDGNWFAKNVQEQHPIFRLSQEDALIGVQLTEAQKQRVNTLVQSLNTLKENLEEEVTFCLLNPKHFTACGNDFSRKLNAIRGVILRGDWQTPAGMVRDDSTTQKSNNLIIEQLKNELREVHAEANHFEKLLTTAKEHTRDHFESIISQAKKKASDIETRLSKVLTQQQEVSF is encoded by the coding sequence ATGGCCGTACTTCGAATTCATAAAAAGCAACAAAATTTTCTCATTCTCGATAAGACATGCCTGAATGAAGACTCCTTATCATGGGGTGCTAAAGGATTGCATGCCTATTTGATGTCCCTTCCTGATGACTGGAAGGTACAAGTATCTGACTTAAGAAAAAGAGCTACAAACGGAAGGGATGCGGTTCGAGCGTTACTCTGCGAATTAGAGCAGGCAGGTTATTTAAAAAAATCTAGCTGTCGAGATGATGCAAGTGGCCGTTTTGATGGGATTGAGTATCTTGTTTTAGAAATTCCAGAGCCTGAAAATCCGTCTTCGGTAAAAAATGAACAAAGTACACCACGCCCTGAAAACCCGTCTCCGGTTGCTCCGGCGACTGGAAATCCGACGCCGGCAAAGCCAACACTAATAAATATTAATAGAATAAATAATAAAGAAATAAATAATAAAACAGCAGCATGCTTTACCAGCGCTTTTGGAAAGCAAACGAGAACTCAAGATATAGAAGATGCTGCTGCTGTTATTTTTTCTAACACATCGATTCATGATGGGAACTGGTTTGCTAAAAACGTTCAAGAGCAACATCCTATCTTTCGCTTATCTCAAGAGGACGCATTGATTGGTGTACAACTTACCGAAGCACAGAAACAACGCGTAAACACACTAGTGCAAAGTCTCAACACTTTAAAAGAAAACTTAGAAGAAGAGGTTACGTTTTGTTTGCTTAATCCTAAGCATTTCACCGCTTGTGGTAATGACTTTAGTCGAAAACTCAATGCCATTCGCGGAGTCATTTTGCGTGGAGATTGGCAAACACCTGCAGGTATGGTGCGCGATGATTCGACAACTCAAAAATCAAACAATCTAATCATTGAGCAACTTAAGAATGAACTCAGGGAAGTTCATGCCGAGGCCAATCATTTTGAAAAATTGCTTACTACTGCCAAGGAACACACGCGAGACCATTTTGAAAGCATTATTAGTCAAGCCAAAAAGAAAGCCTCTGATATTGAAACCCGGTTAAGCAAGGTTTTGACTCAGCAACAAGAAGTATCCTTTTGA
- a CDS encoding TraY domain-containing protein: protein MESKSNNKKYPKVYISFQLSEEANKLLSESCMRSGRKKIPEAALRLQDHLMRYRSISELNQTIPNKSDAMDADHGRTSNS, encoded by the coding sequence TTGGAATCGAAAAGCAATAATAAAAAATATCCTAAAGTTTATATTTCTTTCCAGCTTTCAGAGGAGGCTAATAAATTATTATCCGAATCTTGCATGAGATCTGGAAGAAAAAAGATTCCAGAAGCAGCATTGCGTCTTCAAGATCATCTCATGCGATATCGTTCTATCTCCGAATTAAATCAAACCATTCCAAACAAATCAGATGCAATGGATGCAGATCATGGCCGTACTTCGAATTCATAA
- a CDS encoding S24 family peptidase: MSIGNVLSELLKKYNLNALELERLTGVPSSTIYRLLKDKGGNPTIDILKRLSSFFQVTVSQLIGEDPIGCKQIPFIKPVDITFFLDSSQDRKIEIDSVPIDFPLSSKCFATLSQDNMMEPFILVNSIVIVDPERNITNKDFVLLIKDKNENPIIRQIISDGDDFYLKVLNSNFPVELKKINLKNYLFIGVIVHYRTNLFDFGTPNSNRRYDNLIYDFKK, from the coding sequence ATGTCAATTGGTAATGTATTATCTGAATTATTAAAAAAATATAACCTTAACGCTCTTGAGTTAGAACGACTAACGGGTGTGCCATCTAGTACGATTTATAGGCTCTTAAAAGATAAAGGCGGAAATCCGACGATAGACATTCTAAAAAGGTTATCTTCTTTTTTCCAAGTCACCGTTAGTCAATTAATCGGAGAGGATCCAATCGGATGTAAACAAATTCCTTTTATTAAACCCGTTGATATAACTTTCTTTTTAGATTCTTCTCAGGATAGAAAAATTGAAATAGATAGTGTTCCTATTGATTTCCCATTGAGTAGCAAATGCTTTGCAACTTTATCTCAAGATAACATGATGGAGCCTTTCATTTTGGTTAACTCCATTGTTATCGTTGATCCAGAACGTAACATTACTAATAAAGATTTTGTATTGCTTATAAAAGACAAAAATGAAAATCCGATAATTAGACAAATTATTTCTGATGGTGATGATTTTTATTTAAAAGTATTAAATTCAAACTTCCCAGTCGAATTAAAGAAAATTAATTTAAAAAACTATTTGTTTATTGGAGTCATAGTTCATTATAGAACTAATCTATTTGATTTTGGCACTCCTAATTCAAATAGAAGGTATGATAATTTGATTTATGATTTTAAAAAATAA
- a CDS encoding VUT family protein: MKYLFFKKIASYFKSIDRGTYLVLIGMLYATIFFCSFVMGYKTVDLYGRILCSSVFVFPLLFPINDSITELLGAKISYLMIIAIIICEFMFSFITHSLAVLPSPPHWINQDLYPILTTGFIHIAIADSISLAIGFFANTYVLDKWGIKWFGTGFFRRSLGSTAVGELLFTISTNLITFHVLSTASLIDTTNIIISDYILKMAYSIVICIPNAYLVSLIKKHIQKEINNPEKNIIPINQIRARYRT; encoded by the coding sequence TTGAAATATTTGTTTTTTAAAAAAATTGCGTCTTATTTTAAGAGTATTGATAGAGGTACGTACTTAGTTCTAATAGGTATGTTATATGCTACGATCTTCTTCTGCTCTTTTGTTATGGGGTATAAGACAGTTGATCTATATGGTAGAATTTTATGTTCTTCTGTTTTTGTGTTTCCTTTGCTTTTCCCTATTAATGACTCAATAACTGAACTACTTGGCGCTAAAATTTCATATTTAATGATTATCGCTATAATCATTTGTGAGTTTATGTTTAGTTTCATTACCCATTCTTTAGCAGTTTTACCATCACCACCCCATTGGATAAATCAGGATTTATATCCTATTTTAACGACTGGTTTTATTCATATTGCTATAGCTGATTCCATTTCTTTAGCAATTGGATTTTTTGCGAATACTTATGTTCTGGATAAATGGGGAATAAAATGGTTTGGAACAGGTTTTTTTAGGAGAAGCCTCGGGTCCACAGCTGTAGGAGAGCTACTTTTCACAATATCTACTAATCTAATTACTTTTCATGTTCTTAGTACAGCAAGTCTCATAGATACAACAAACATCATTATTTCTGATTACATTTTAAAAATGGCATACTCAATTGTAATTTGTATCCCTAATGCTTATTTAGTAAGTTTAATAAAAAAACATATCCAAAAAGAAATTAACAATCCAGAAAAAAATATTATTCCTATTAACCAGATAAGAGCGAGGTATCGAACTTAA